The following are from one region of the Petrotoga mobilis SJ95 genome:
- the ispF gene encoding 2-C-methyl-D-erythritol 2,4-cyclodiphosphate synthase — protein sequence MLKIGFGYDVHPFAENRRLILGGVVINHPKGYGLLGHSDGDVFFHALIDSLLGMCGLGSIGEYFPESKEFENISSSILLEKTIDLINKRYIVKINNIDVVIISKSVNISSITGQIKNNTSCILNLEVSRINLKGKSGNGLGVGGNDQGIEVYCTILGEIDEI from the coding sequence ATGTTAAAAATTGGGTTTGGTTACGATGTTCATCCTTTTGCTGAAAATAGAAGATTAATATTGGGTGGAGTTGTAATTAATCATCCAAAAGGTTATGGATTATTGGGCCATTCGGATGGAGACGTTTTTTTTCATGCATTAATTGATAGTTTATTAGGGATGTGCGGTTTGGGGTCAATAGGGGAGTACTTTCCTGAAAGTAAAGAGTTTGAAAATATTAGTAGCTCAATCCTATTAGAAAAGACTATAGATTTGATTAATAAAAGATATATTGTTAAGATAAATAATATAGATGTGGTGATCATATCTAAGAGTGTAAATATCAGTTCAATAACAGGTCAAATCAAAAATAATACCTCGTGTATCTTAAATTTAGAAGTAAGTCGAATAAACTTAAAAGGGAAAAGTGGTAATGGTCTGGGGGTTGGAGGAAATGACCAAGGTATAGAAGTTTATTGTACCATTTTAGGTGAGATAGATGAAATATAA
- the dnaN gene encoding DNA polymerase III subunit beta has translation MSFEIDTRVLKNAVQLTSNAVSRKTANPILKGIKLAVEDDELHIYATDLQTGFHKWLKVKDSDENFSTVVEQTIFLEILSNLTSDTITITLDGVLKISGGNSVFRLPTMDPDEFPSLAFEVTGNSILLDRTIITNMIDKVVFCALKDSSSLSRNLNAVYWDFRQGGFLNLVATDSYRLALSESKLEDDNILSPFLLSLKSMDELKTILSSAKTEKVRVVQSGSQILFDFEEDNNQLIYNVIDAEFPNYLSIIPESFITKIKAKTSEFLAIMKRMSITAGSEEYTLLNIEDGRIQFYASSPDVGEAKEEIDVEQEGKNIEIAYSPRYFREALERIETVEFEFDISDEEKPTILKPLEDNSYMFIIMPKRKS, from the coding sequence ATGTCTTTTGAAATAGATACAAGGGTTTTAAAAAATGCTGTTCAATTAACCAGTAATGCTGTTTCAAGAAAAACAGCTAACCCTATTTTGAAAGGAATAAAATTGGCTGTAGAAGACGATGAGTTACACATTTATGCTACAGATTTGCAGACCGGTTTTCACAAATGGCTGAAGGTTAAAGATAGTGATGAAAACTTTTCTACAGTGGTGGAACAGACGATATTCTTGGAAATTCTATCGAATCTCACTTCTGACACAATTACGATCACTTTGGATGGAGTCTTGAAGATTTCAGGTGGCAATTCTGTATTTCGATTACCTACCATGGACCCTGATGAATTTCCTTCTCTTGCTTTCGAGGTTACAGGGAATTCAATTTTGTTAGATAGAACAATTATTACTAATATGATCGATAAGGTTGTTTTTTGTGCTTTAAAAGATTCTTCTTCCCTTTCGCGCAATTTAAATGCCGTTTACTGGGATTTTAGACAAGGTGGCTTTTTGAACTTAGTCGCAACCGATTCATATAGATTAGCCCTTTCTGAAAGTAAGTTGGAAGATGATAATATTCTTTCACCATTCCTTTTATCCCTAAAAAGTATGGATGAATTAAAAACGATACTTTCTTCCGCAAAAACGGAGAAGGTAAGAGTGGTCCAAAGTGGTTCTCAAATTCTCTTTGATTTTGAAGAAGATAATAACCAGCTGATTTATAACGTTATAGATGCTGAATTTCCTAATTATTTGAGTATAATTCCCGAGAGTTTTATCACAAAGATCAAGGCTAAGACCTCAGAATTTTTGGCTATTATGAAAAGGATGTCTATAACAGCCGGAAGTGAGGAATATACTTTATTAAATATTGAAGATGGAAGAATACAGTTTTATGCGAGTTCTCCGGATGTTGGTGAAGCAAAAGAAGAGATTGATGTCGAACAAGAGGGTAAAAATATTGAGATTGCTTATTCCCCAAGATATTTCAGGGAAGCGTTAGAAAGAATAGAGACAGTGGAATTTGAATTTGATATATCCGATGAGGAAAAACCTACCATTTTAAAACCTTTGGAAGACAACAGTTACATGTTCATAATAATGCCAAAAAGGAAAAGTTGA
- a CDS encoding ornithine aminomutase subunit alpha: MKERADDFQERSKKLQNLTDEELDNYFWNLVGKVVDPLVNLAETHTSPSIERSVLLRMGFNSLQAKALVDKIVQENLLSKGAGNVVYKIAKQKNIGIMEAGEALLNGRFWDDVENIFRGGDTSETSTK, encoded by the coding sequence GTGAAAGAAAGAGCCGATGACTTTCAGGAAAGGTCAAAGAAACTTCAAAACTTGACTGATGAGGAATTAGACAATTATTTTTGGAATTTAGTTGGAAAGGTAGTAGATCCCTTAGTAAATTTGGCAGAAACACATACCTCTCCTTCTATAGAAAGATCTGTCTTGCTGAGAATGGGGTTTAATTCCCTTCAGGCAAAGGCGTTGGTTGATAAGATTGTACAAGAAAATTTATTATCAAAAGGAGCAGGGAATGTGGTCTACAAAATCGCAAAACAAAAAAATATAGGAATAATGGAAGCGGGAGAGGCACTATTAAACGGTCGTTTTTGGGATGATGTTGAGAATATCTTTAGAGGTGGTGATACAAGTGAAACTTCAACCAAATGA
- a CDS encoding MFS transporter: protein MTEKNTRNFIYISMILFSMVMNTLAPLMTSIQERFSVSITISSSLPFISTFGTMISNFIGSFFIAQIGYKSFLTGAFIIEILGLVLFVTAINFPMIVLSAFLLGVATGATFMTLTSAFSHLDRKIQNFGFLNASFGIGGIIAPLLVSLFLVMKLDFRFVYFIHLILISLLFIFVLIYKPIQNIKYEAIKFKEATGIIRKRFVYLSLLIFLFYSGSEIGIITWSGNLFHDVFNYSKEFSSVIISLFWVVFTFGRAITEFLNRKLTELGTILYFSISLIISLAFLLIFQHFIFFLFVGFSLSAIFPSIQKYTNQNLPKRILGMYNGLAFGSTGIGAMIIATSMGVIGDINFNISYTIPFLTFTIIIFITQKLGKEKLESDK, encoded by the coding sequence TTGACCGAAAAGAACACGCGAAATTTTATATACATCTCAATGATTCTATTTTCGATGGTCATGAATACTCTTGCTCCTCTTATGACTTCCATTCAAGAAAGATTTTCTGTTTCGATAACTATTTCTTCTTCATTACCGTTTATAAGTACCTTTGGTACCATGATATCCAACTTTATAGGCAGCTTTTTTATCGCCCAGATAGGTTATAAAAGTTTTTTGACCGGTGCTTTTATAATTGAAATTTTAGGTTTGGTTTTATTCGTAACCGCAATTAATTTTCCTATGATTGTATTATCAGCTTTTTTATTGGGGGTAGCGACTGGGGCAACTTTTATGACTTTAACTTCCGCTTTTTCACACCTTGATAGAAAAATCCAAAATTTTGGATTTTTAAATGCGAGTTTTGGAATTGGGGGAATAATAGCACCCCTTTTGGTTAGCTTATTTTTAGTTATGAAATTAGATTTTAGATTTGTGTATTTTATACACTTAATCTTAATTTCGTTACTTTTCATTTTTGTTTTAATTTATAAGCCCATTCAAAACATAAAGTATGAAGCGATTAAATTTAAAGAAGCCACCGGTATAATTAGAAAAAGATTTGTTTATTTATCATTGTTGATATTTTTATTCTATTCCGGAAGTGAAATTGGCATAATAACATGGAGCGGAAACCTTTTCCATGATGTTTTTAACTATTCTAAAGAATTTTCATCTGTAATTATAAGTTTATTTTGGGTAGTTTTTACCTTTGGTAGAGCTATTACCGAATTCTTAAACAGAAAATTAACGGAATTGGGAACCATTTTGTACTTCTCTATTTCTCTTATAATAAGTCTTGCATTTTTGCTAATATTTCAGCACTTTATTTTCTTTCTTTTCGTTGGTTTTAGTTTATCTGCCATTTTTCCAAGCATTCAAAAATACACCAATCAAAATCTCCCAAAGAGAATCTTAGGGATGTACAACGGGTTGGCTTTTGGTTCTACTGGGATTGGGGCTATGATAATTGCAACTTCCATGGGAGTAATTGGTGATATTAATTTTAATATCTCATATACCATTCCCTTTTTAACTTTTACTATCATCATTTTTATCACACAAAAATTGGGTAAGGAAAAGTTAGAAAGTGATAAGTGA
- the nfi gene encoding endonuclease V — MKYKPVHRFDMSPKDMIKVQKQLAKEVKLIHFSDEPNLVSGVDLSFPKDEGLAVIVTMDFKKLSVIDVTYAVDKITLPYIPGLLAFRELPIFLKAWEKLEIEPDIVFFDGQGYAHPRRMGIATHASFFIEKPTIGIAKSKLIGEYEEPGKKKGEFTFLYHKDEKIGIVLRTRDNVKPVFVSPGNLVDFNNALDFTYHFATKYKIPEITRKAHLYTQSLKQR, encoded by the coding sequence ATGAAATATAAACCTGTTCATCGGTTCGATATGTCTCCTAAAGATATGATAAAAGTGCAAAAACAATTAGCTAAAGAGGTAAAATTAATCCATTTTTCGGATGAACCAAACTTAGTAAGCGGTGTTGATCTTTCCTTTCCAAAAGACGAAGGATTAGCTGTAATTGTAACAATGGATTTTAAAAAATTATCGGTGATCGATGTAACATATGCCGTGGATAAGATTACCTTACCATATATACCTGGCCTTCTTGCTTTTAGAGAGCTTCCTATCTTTTTAAAGGCTTGGGAAAAACTTGAAATTGAACCTGATATAGTTTTTTTTGATGGTCAAGGCTATGCCCATCCTAGAAGGATGGGCATAGCTACACATGCGTCTTTTTTTATTGAAAAGCCTACTATAGGAATTGCTAAATCTAAGTTAATTGGTGAATACGAAGAACCCGGAAAGAAAAAAGGTGAATTCACATTTCTGTACCATAAAGATGAGAAAATAGGAATAGTGTTGAGAACAAGAGACAATGTGAAACCTGTATTTGTATCTCCTGGCAACTTGGTTGATTTCAATAACGCTTTAGATTTCACTTATCATTTCGCCACAAAGTATAAAATTCCAGAGATAACTCGAAAGGCACACTTATACACTCAAAGTTTAAAGCAGAGGTGA
- the ortA gene encoding 2-amino-4-oxopentanoate thiolase subunit OrtA, translating to MKIKKGDWVQIHYIVLNPEERASHLPEDTKKVPFEVRIKGFLEDEKAEIGDIVTIKTPIGRIVKGKLEKVNPKYEHNFGEPIPELLKINKDDLLAGERNG from the coding sequence ATGAAGATAAAAAAGGGTGACTGGGTTCAAATTCATTACATTGTTTTAAATCCTGAAGAAAGGGCTTCACATTTGCCGGAAGACACCAAAAAAGTACCTTTTGAAGTTAGAATAAAAGGTTTTTTGGAAGATGAAAAGGCTGAAATAGGCGATATCGTCACCATTAAAACCCCTATTGGAAGAATAGTTAAAGGAAAATTGGAAAAAGTTAATCCTAAATACGAGCATAACTTTGGGGAACCTATTCCCGAATTGTTAAAAATTAATAAAGATGATTTGTTGGCAGGTGAAAGAAATGGATAA
- the ortB gene encoding 2-amino-4-oxopentanoate thiolase subunit OrtB: MDKSYKAVMERQVEIIKKSVGLDYNKYEIEGIAFDYEKMMNESGFSIEEVVRIQKETGVGNTPLVELKNINKLIKKLSDKGKGARIFVKDEQTNPSGSFKDRRASISVYMAKKLGYEGVIAATSGNYGAAVASQAAKRGLKSIIIQECFDSRGVGQPEILEKERSCAAYGSEVVQVSVGPELFYYTLLLLEETGFFNASLYSPYGITGIETLGVEIANQTKELTGKFPDLVVSTHAGGGLTTGTARGLKKAGADSTKIVGASVDLRGLHMASDKDFNRKSFTTGHTGFGIPFAVFPDRSDVPRNAARVLRYMDRYVLVTQGEVFYMTELLAKLEGLQRGPAGNTSLVAAFALAREMNEDEIIVVNETEYTGAGKLPSAQLTFAKENGIQVISGDPIKDDKPGERIVIPEDPSQIGYIEIPMSQLKESYVNQLIKRLGKTDFTQKEIQFISEEIREDEDSVINLIKKAKEESL, encoded by the coding sequence ATGGATAAATCTTACAAAGCGGTGATGGAAAGACAGGTAGAGATCATCAAAAAATCTGTAGGACTTGATTACAATAAATATGAAATAGAAGGAATCGCCTTTGATTATGAAAAGATGATGAATGAATCGGGTTTTTCAATCGAAGAAGTTGTAAGAATCCAAAAAGAAACAGGTGTTGGAAACACTCCCCTTGTTGAACTAAAAAATATAAACAAATTGATTAAAAAATTGTCTGATAAAGGGAAAGGTGCAAGGATCTTCGTTAAGGATGAACAAACTAACCCATCCGGTTCTTTCAAAGATAGAAGGGCTTCTATAAGTGTATATATGGCAAAAAAATTAGGGTATGAAGGCGTTATAGCAGCTACAAGTGGTAATTATGGTGCCGCTGTAGCTTCTCAAGCAGCTAAAAGAGGTTTAAAATCTATTATAATTCAAGAATGTTTCGATTCTCGAGGTGTTGGTCAACCTGAGATCTTAGAAAAAGAAAGGTCGTGTGCAGCTTATGGAAGTGAAGTTGTTCAAGTAAGTGTAGGACCAGAATTATTTTATTATACCCTTCTTCTTCTTGAAGAAACAGGATTTTTTAATGCATCGCTTTACTCACCTTACGGCATTACCGGAATAGAAACGTTGGGGGTGGAGATAGCTAATCAAACCAAAGAATTGACAGGGAAATTCCCAGATCTTGTTGTAAGTACCCATGCAGGAGGAGGTTTGACCACTGGAACTGCAAGAGGATTAAAAAAAGCTGGGGCAGATTCAACCAAGATTGTTGGGGCAAGCGTTGATTTAAGAGGCTTGCATATGGCTTCTGATAAAGATTTCAATAGAAAATCTTTTACTACAGGACACACAGGATTTGGGATCCCGTTTGCGGTCTTTCCTGACAGATCCGATGTTCCAAGGAATGCGGCAAGGGTGTTGAGGTATATGGACAGATATGTTCTTGTAACTCAAGGAGAAGTATTCTATATGACTGAATTACTCGCAAAACTCGAAGGGCTACAAAGAGGACCTGCTGGTAATACCTCGCTGGTGGCAGCTTTTGCTTTGGCAAGGGAAATGAATGAGGATGAAATAATAGTTGTAAACGAAACAGAATACACAGGAGCAGGGAAGTTACCAAGTGCCCAACTCACTTTTGCCAAAGAAAATGGGATTCAAGTAATATCAGGCGATCCAATAAAAGATGATAAACCAGGGGAAAGAATCGTGATACCTGAAGATCCTTCACAAATAGGCTACATTGAAATTCCAATGTCTCAATTGAAAGAATCGTATGTAAACCAGCTTATAAAAAGACTTGGAAAAACTGATTTCACTCAAAAAGAAATTCAATTCATATCAGAGGAAATAAGGGAAGATGAAGATTCGGTAATAAACTTGATTAAAAAGGCAAAGGAGGAGTCTTTGTGA
- the oraE gene encoding D-ornithine 4,5-aminomutase subunit OraE has product MKLQPNEKINIEEILNDLEHYTPRRKGWTWRKKLPEGTKKSDFNYYEISEDLKNSIPLPAAHYFDNLDPQPDTVITSEIASGRFEEDVRRMRMAAWHGADHIMVIRTLGQSHIDGLMEGTPEGIGGIPITRKQLRATRKALDLIEDEVGRPINFHSYVSGVAGPEIAVMFAEEGVNGAHQDPQYNILYRGINPIRSFVDAAVAKKVMAWANILQIDGAHNANASAKKARNVMPELLVQHAINSLFSLKVGMKKENIALSTVPPVVSPSPEFRINLVYAVTLRELFKGYKFRAQMNTRYIESDLFDATRIHVLNTLISRLTSADIQSTITPDEGRNVPWHVNSIRGVETAKHTLISADNIKQYLKIDEEQVRKEVRELKMRAILMLEEIIEMGGYFEALENGMFVDNGYYPERAGDGIVRKKNGEIAAGSVVPRDKDYMAPVCEHFGYNALPEGLDKPCDLIGGCTLHNREKIQFIDELDESDNVEKRLQEIKEYKENNLIKPEVEWSYDGWIQLDMTIPESEEYAKAAAVEICKKMGLEDIHVIHSAILHPSEGTYLELKAKVPFFVKKDELELPQKNEVMSDDELFEFFGKHKVKVVAGTIGNDEHNIGIREILDIKHGGIEKYGISYVYLGTSVPPEKIIDSAIEVGAQAVLASMIITHNEVHVENMKKLHEIAVEKGVRDKLLLIVGGTQITNDLAINNYMDAGFGRGTKGNHVATFLAKKLKEREQNE; this is encoded by the coding sequence GTGAAACTTCAACCAAATGAAAAGATCAACATAGAAGAGATTTTAAACGATTTGGAACATTACACACCAAGAAGAAAAGGATGGACTTGGAGAAAAAAATTACCTGAAGGAACCAAAAAAAGCGATTTTAATTACTATGAGATAAGTGAGGATTTGAAAAACTCGATTCCTCTTCCTGCGGCCCATTACTTTGATAACCTAGACCCACAACCAGACACGGTGATAACATCGGAAATCGCTTCAGGAAGATTTGAGGAAGATGTTAGAAGAATGCGCATGGCTGCCTGGCACGGAGCAGATCATATTATGGTCATAAGAACACTTGGGCAAAGCCATATAGACGGTCTTATGGAAGGGACCCCTGAAGGTATTGGTGGGATACCGATAACGAGAAAACAGTTGAGGGCAACTAGAAAAGCGCTTGATCTAATTGAAGACGAAGTAGGTAGACCCATAAACTTTCACAGTTATGTTTCAGGTGTAGCAGGCCCTGAAATAGCTGTAATGTTTGCCGAAGAGGGGGTTAATGGAGCTCACCAAGATCCACAGTACAATATTTTGTACAGAGGTATCAATCCTATAAGATCTTTTGTGGATGCCGCTGTTGCAAAAAAAGTGATGGCTTGGGCGAATATACTCCAAATAGATGGTGCCCATAACGCTAACGCATCTGCTAAAAAAGCTAGAAACGTGATGCCGGAGCTTTTGGTCCAACATGCTATAAACTCGCTATTTTCATTAAAAGTAGGCATGAAAAAAGAAAATATCGCTTTATCAACCGTTCCCCCTGTAGTTTCCCCTTCTCCTGAGTTCAGAATCAACTTGGTCTATGCCGTTACATTGAGAGAACTGTTTAAAGGCTACAAGTTCAGAGCTCAAATGAACACAAGGTACATCGAATCTGATTTATTCGATGCCACAAGGATTCACGTTTTAAATACCCTCATTTCTCGGTTAACCTCTGCAGACATTCAATCAACTATTACTCCCGACGAAGGTAGAAATGTTCCATGGCACGTTAATTCTATTAGAGGTGTCGAAACGGCTAAACATACATTGATATCAGCGGATAATATTAAACAATACCTCAAAATCGATGAAGAACAAGTTAGAAAAGAAGTAAGAGAATTGAAGATGAGAGCTATATTGATGCTCGAAGAAATCATAGAAATGGGAGGATATTTTGAAGCATTGGAAAATGGCATGTTCGTAGATAACGGGTACTATCCTGAAAGAGCAGGAGACGGAATAGTCAGAAAAAAGAACGGAGAAATTGCGGCAGGCTCTGTTGTACCAAGGGATAAAGATTATATGGCACCCGTTTGTGAACATTTTGGGTACAACGCCTTACCTGAAGGATTAGATAAACCTTGTGATTTAATCGGTGGTTGTACCTTACATAATAGAGAAAAGATTCAATTTATTGACGAGTTAGATGAGAGTGATAATGTCGAAAAAAGATTGCAAGAAATAAAAGAATACAAAGAAAATAATCTTATAAAACCAGAAGTTGAATGGAGTTATGATGGTTGGATACAATTGGACATGACCATCCCTGAATCTGAAGAATACGCCAAAGCAGCGGCGGTTGAAATATGTAAAAAAATGGGACTCGAAGATATTCATGTTATTCATTCTGCCATTTTACATCCATCAGAAGGAACGTATCTCGAATTGAAGGCAAAGGTACCTTTCTTTGTTAAAAAGGATGAATTAGAGCTTCCCCAAAAGAACGAAGTGATGAGTGATGACGAGCTTTTTGAATTTTTTGGTAAACACAAGGTCAAAGTAGTAGCCGGAACGATAGGTAATGATGAGCACAACATTGGTATCAGAGAAATTCTGGATATAAAACATGGAGGTATAGAAAAATATGGAATAAGCTACGTTTACCTTGGTACTTCTGTGCCCCCAGAAAAAATCATAGATAGTGCGATAGAAGTTGGAGCCCAGGCGGTTTTAGCTTCTATGATTATTACTCATAACGAAGTTCATGTGGAAAATATGAAAAAATTACATGAAATTGCTGTAGAAAAAGGAGTTAGAGATAAATTATTACTTATCGTTGGAGGAACTCAGATAACCAATGATTTAGCGATCAATAATTACATGGACGCTGGCTTTGGAAGAGGTACCAAAGGGAATCACGTTGCCACATTTTTGGCTAAGAAACTAAAAGAAAGAGAGCAAAACGAATAA